CTGGTTCCTCGTCGCAGGAGTTGACAGACCTGGCGCGGTTGGAGCAGGAGAATGAGCGGTTGCGGGCGGAGAACGCCTACCTAAAAAAATTGCGAGCCTTGATGGTGCACGAACAGCGGTGAAAGTCGCTGCTGTCGCTGCCCTCAAGGCTGATCATCGGTTACCGGTGCTGCTGCAGGTGGCGGGGCTGGCCCGTTCAACGTTTTACTACCACCACGCCAAACCGCAGGTCCCCGACCCGCGGGCGGACCTCAAGTCCGCGATCACCGAGGCATTCACGGATACCCACGGCCGTTACGGGCACCGCCGGATCCACACCGTGCTGATCAAGCGGGGTTTTGTGGTGGCCAAAAAGACCGTGCTGGCGGTGATGCGTGAACTGGCGCTGATCTGCCGGGTGCGGCGGCGCCGCCGGTACAACTCCTACACCGGCGAAGCCGGTCAGATCGCCGAAAATCTTCTCAACCGCGACTTCAGCGCGAGCGCGCCGAATCAGAAGTGGGTCACCGATGTGACCGAGTTCCGCATCGGTGAGCGCAAGGTCTATCTGTCGCCGGTGCTCGATTTGTTCGATCGGTCGGTGCTGGCTTACGCGTGGTCGATGAGCCCGAATGTGGAGTTGACCAACACGTCACTGGCCGCGGCGATCGCGACCTTGCAACCGGGTGAATGTCCGCTGGTGCATTCCGATCAGGGCTTCCAATACCGGCATTGGTCCTGGCGCAAGTTGCTCGACGACGCTGAGGCGCTGCAGTCGATGTCGCGCAAAGGCAACTGCTATGACAACGCGGTCATGGAGAACTTTTTCGGACACCTCAAGGCAGAAATGTTCCACCACAACCGGTTCGACACTGTCGAGGACTTCACCGCTGCCCTTGACACCTACATCCACTGGTACAACACCGAACGAATCTCAACAACGCTCAAGGGCCTGAGCCCGGTCCAATACCGGGCCCAGGCCCTTGCCGCCTAGGCTCCAAACGTCAGTGTCCAACTTCTGGGGACCACTTCAGAAAAGGGGCAGTTTTACGTCTGTTCGCGCTGTTCGGCGACGCCGGGCACAGTGGATGTATGGACATCCGTGGCGTCGAGCATCCACTGATCCGGCGGGCCGTCGAAGGTCTGCACAAGTTCAACAGCAGGCACCCCTGGAGTCACAACGACCATTTCCACGGTTGGATCCTGGCGAACCTGCCCGAACACCGCGGAACCGCGATCGACATCGGATGCGGTCAGGGCGCTTTGGTGGCCCAGCTGGCCACGCGGTTCGCACAGGTCCGCGGTACGGATCTCGATGCGGACATGCGCACCGAAGCGGACCGGCGCTGCGCCAACCTGGACAACGTCACGATCGACGACAGTCAACTCGCCCAACTCGACGGACCCGCCGACCTGGTCACCATGATCGCGGTACTCCACCACCTCGACGTCGAGCAGGCGCTGACCGACATCAAGCGGCTGCTGGCCCCGGGCGGACGGTTCCTGTGCATCGGACTCGCCGCCCCCGCCTCGATCAGTGACACCGCATGGGATTTGGCGTCTGCGGTCACCAACCCGCTCATCGGCCTGATCAAACATCCGCGCCCGGTGCCCGGCGGTCCGAAACCTCCTCCGTTCCCGGTACGCGATCCCCAGCTCAGCTTCGATGAGCTGCAAGTCATCGTCCGACACGTCATGCCGGGCGCCGAGATGCGCCGCCGGCTGGCGTTCCGGCACACCATCTGCTGGACGAAACCCGGCTGAGCGACAAATTGTGCTCCGGATACAACAGGGCGACGCGATTTGGGTCGCTTGGCACATCGGCATAGCCACAGGGCGTTTGTAACGTTCATCACAACGCAGCATCAAGCCTTCTACCAGCTGCGATGACATCAAACCCCTGACGAAAGTGAGTTCCGCATGTCCGCCCTCGGTTTCTTCTCCCTGTTCTTCATCGGCCTGTTCCCGGTCCTGGTGCCCGCGACGCTGTCGACCGCCCGCGCCATCAACGGCTGGCGAGGTCGTCGTCGCGCCACTGCGCAGTAACCGAACCGGCCCGAGGCATTGTTACCGCGGTGCTAAATCATCGGGCTCCGCCGCCGGCGTGAACCACGGGTGGCCGGTGTGCCTACAGGCCGTACTCCCCGGGCGATCCGCCAGTAGCCGCAGGTGAAGACCACAATCACAGCGTCATCGCCGAATAGCCACATGACTGCCGCGTTCCCGCGAAATAACTTGCGCGTTAACGCGATTTCACAGCGCTCAGCACCCTCCAGTGCGTTCTTTTGACGGCTTCCGCAACCCTCTTACGCTCGTCAAGCAACAGCCTGGAGGGACGGGAACGTGGTCGATTCACATGCCGGCAGCGCAACACCTGCCGATGCGTTACTGCGCCTGGGTAAGTACTTCCACCGCGGTGAGATCTCCGCGGATCAGCGAACCCTGCACAAGGTCGGCGGCCGCTCGGCCGACGACTTCTACCGCGACCGCTGGGCACACGACAAGGTCGTGCGCTCGACCCATGGCGTGAACTGCACCGGATCGTGCTCGTGGAAGATCTACGTCAAGGACGGCGTGATCACCTGGGAGTCGCAGCAGACCGACTACCCGTCGGTCGGTGCCGACAAGCCAGAATACGAGCCGCGCGGCTGCCCCCGCGGTGCGTCGTTCTCGTGGTACACGTATTCGCCTGCGCGCGTGCGCTATCCGTACGTCCGCGGCGTGCTGCTGGAGTACTACCGTGAGGCCAAGGAGCGACTGAAGGACCCCGTCCTGGCCTGGGCCGACATCGTCGAGGATCCGGAGAAGTCGCAGCGGTACAAGACCGCCCGGGGCAAGGGCGGTTTCGTTCGCGCAGAGTGGTGGGAGGCCGCCGAGATCGCCGCCGCCGCCCACGTCCACACCGTCAAGAAGTACGGGCCGGACCGGGTTGCCGGTTTCTCCCCGATCCCGGCGATGTCGATGGTCAGCCATGCCGTGGGCGCCCGGTTCATCTCACTGCTGGGCGGGTCGATGCTGTCGTTCTACGACTGGTACGCCGACCTGCCGGTGGCCTCGCCGCAGGTGTTCGGGGACCAGACCGATGTGCCCGAATCCGCGGACTGGTTCGACGCGGGCTACCTGATCATGTGGGGGTCCAACGTCCCCGTGACCCGAACTCCTGACGCGCACTACATGACCGAGGCCCGCTACCGCGGCCAGAAGGTGGTCGTCGTGTCGCCGGACTATGCCGACAACACCAAGTTCGCCGACGAATGGCTACCGGCCCGCCCCGGTACCGACGCCGCACTCGCCATGGCGATGGGTCACGTCATCCTCAAGGAGTTCTTCGTCGAGAAGCAGACGCCGTACTTCACCGACTACGTCAAGAAGTACACCGACCTGCCGTTCCTGGTCACCCTCACCGAGCGCGACGGACGCGTGCTGCCCGGAAAGTTCCTCACCGCAGCCGATCTGGGCGTCGAGTATGCCGAAACCGAAGCAGCCGAATCCAAGACCGTCCTCCTGGACCAGGCCGGTCGGCCCGTGGTGCCCAACGGCTCACTCGGGCACCGGTTCACCGCGTCCGGCGAGGGCCACTGGAACCTCGACCTGCAGGGTGTCCACCCGATGCTGACGCTGCTCGGCAACCATGACGACACAGTGACCGTGGCCCTGCCCCGGTTCGACAGCGACAAACCCGGAGTCCTGGAACGCGGCGTACCCACCAGAATCGTTGCCGGACAACGCGTGACGACGGTCTTCGACCTGATGCTGGCGCAGTACGGGGTGGCCCGCGACGGCCTCGACGGGCAGTGGCCGTCCGGCTACGACGATGCCTCCGAGCCCTACACCCCCGCGTGGCAGGAAGAGATCACCGGCGTGCCCGCCCAGGCTGCCGAACGCATCGCCCGCGAATTCGCCGACAACGCCGAACGTTCCAAGGGCCGCTCGATGATCCTCATGGGCGCGGGCACCAACCACTGGTTCCATTCCGACCAGATCTACCGGTCGTTCCTCACCCTGGTCATGCTCACCGGCTGCCAGGGCGTCAACGGCGGCGGCTGGGCACACTACGTCGGCCAGGAGAAGTGCCGTCCGGTCACCGGTTGGGCGACTCTGGCCTTCGGCCTGGACTGGCAGCGGCCGCCACGGCAGATGCAGGGCACGGTCTTCTGGTACCTGGCGACCGATCAATGGCGCTATGACCCGTTCACCTCGGAGGTGATGGCGTCACCGCTGGCCGAGGGAAAGTTCGAGGGCCGCACGGCCGCCGACAACATCGCCCTGGCCAGCCGACTCGGCTGGATGCCGAGCTACCCCACGTTCAACCGCAACCCGCTCGACCTGGCCGACGAGGCCGCCCGGATGGGCAAGGATGCCGCCGAATACGTCGTGGACGGACTCAAGTCGGGCCATCTGCAGTTCGCCTGTGAAGATCCCGACGCCCCGGAGAACTTCCCGCGGTGCCTGACGGTGTGGCGGTCGAATCTGCTCGGCTCGTCCGCGAAGGGCAACGAGTACTTCCTCAAACACCTGCTCGGCACCGACTCCGCGGTCGCCGCGCGCGACGAGGACGGCATCCGGCCACGGGAGGTGCGCTGGCGCGACGAGGCCCCGGTCGGCAAGCTGGATCTGCTGCTGTCCCTGGATTTCCGCAACACCAGCACGACGCTGTTCTCCGACATAGTGCTGCCCGCGGCCACCTGGTACGAGAAGCACGACCTGTCCAGCACTGACATGCACCCGTTCGTGCACGCGTTCTCGCCGGCCATCTCACCACCGTGGGAGACCAAGACCGATTTCGATGCGTTCCACCGCATCGCCCGCGGCTTCTCCTGGCTGGCCGAGAAGCACCTCGGCAAGCGCAAGGACATCGTGGCCATGCCGTTGCAGCACGACAGCGCGGACGCCACCGCGCAGCCCGGCGGTCGCGTGCTGGACTGGAAAGCTGGCGAGTGCGAACCGATTCCCGGTAAGACCATGCCCCGCCTAGTCATGGTGGACCGCGACTATCCGGCTATCGCCGAGAAGATGGCGGCCCTGGGGCCGATGGTGGAAACTGTCGGCCTCACCACCAAGGGAGTGACCACCCACCCCGACGCCGAGGTCGAGTACCTGCGCGGTGTCAACGGCGCGGTGGTCAGCGGTGTCGCGATCGGACGCCCGTCGTTGGCCAAGG
Above is a window of Mycolicibacterium boenickei DNA encoding:
- a CDS encoding IS3 family transposase, whose protein sequence is MKVAAVAALKADHRLPVLLQVAGLARSTFYYHHAKPQVPDPRADLKSAITEAFTDTHGRYGHRRIHTVLIKRGFVVAKKTVLAVMRELALICRVRRRRRYNSYTGEAGQIAENLLNRDFSASAPNQKWVTDVTEFRIGERKVYLSPVLDLFDRSVLAYAWSMSPNVELTNTSLAAAIATLQPGECPLVHSDQGFQYRHWSWRKLLDDAEALQSMSRKGNCYDNAVMENFFGHLKAEMFHHNRFDTVEDFTAALDTYIHWYNTERISTTLKGLSPVQYRAQALAA
- a CDS encoding class I SAM-dependent methyltransferase; translated protein: MDIRGVEHPLIRRAVEGLHKFNSRHPWSHNDHFHGWILANLPEHRGTAIDIGCGQGALVAQLATRFAQVRGTDLDADMRTEADRRCANLDNVTIDDSQLAQLDGPADLVTMIAVLHHLDVEQALTDIKRLLAPGGRFLCIGLAAPASISDTAWDLASAVTNPLIGLIKHPRPVPGGPKPPPFPVRDPQLSFDELQVIVRHVMPGAEMRRRLAFRHTICWTKPG
- a CDS encoding nitrate reductase subunit alpha yields the protein MVDSHAGSATPADALLRLGKYFHRGEISADQRTLHKVGGRSADDFYRDRWAHDKVVRSTHGVNCTGSCSWKIYVKDGVITWESQQTDYPSVGADKPEYEPRGCPRGASFSWYTYSPARVRYPYVRGVLLEYYREAKERLKDPVLAWADIVEDPEKSQRYKTARGKGGFVRAEWWEAAEIAAAAHVHTVKKYGPDRVAGFSPIPAMSMVSHAVGARFISLLGGSMLSFYDWYADLPVASPQVFGDQTDVPESADWFDAGYLIMWGSNVPVTRTPDAHYMTEARYRGQKVVVVSPDYADNTKFADEWLPARPGTDAALAMAMGHVILKEFFVEKQTPYFTDYVKKYTDLPFLVTLTERDGRVLPGKFLTAADLGVEYAETEAAESKTVLLDQAGRPVVPNGSLGHRFTASGEGHWNLDLQGVHPMLTLLGNHDDTVTVALPRFDSDKPGVLERGVPTRIVAGQRVTTVFDLMLAQYGVARDGLDGQWPSGYDDASEPYTPAWQEEITGVPAQAAERIAREFADNAERSKGRSMILMGAGTNHWFHSDQIYRSFLTLVMLTGCQGVNGGGWAHYVGQEKCRPVTGWATLAFGLDWQRPPRQMQGTVFWYLATDQWRYDPFTSEVMASPLAEGKFEGRTAADNIALASRLGWMPSYPTFNRNPLDLADEAARMGKDAAEYVVDGLKSGHLQFACEDPDAPENFPRCLTVWRSNLLGSSAKGNEYFLKHLLGTDSAVAARDEDGIRPREVRWRDEAPVGKLDLLLSLDFRNTSTTLFSDIVLPAATWYEKHDLSSTDMHPFVHAFSPAISPPWETKTDFDAFHRIARGFSWLAEKHLGKRKDIVAMPLQHDSADATAQPGGRVLDWKAGECEPIPGKTMPRLVMVDRDYPAIAEKMAALGPMVETVGLTTKGVTTHPDAEVEYLRGVNGAVVSGVAIGRPSLAKDTHAAEAILALSGTTNGRLAVEGFEALERRTGTELVDLAKESEGKRITFADTQARPVPVNTSPEWSGSETGGRRYSPFTINTERLKPWHTLTGRQHFYLDHDWMSELGEQLPTFRPPLDMTALFNEPKVGDTSGGITVRYLTPHSKWSIHSAYQDNLYMLTLSRGGQCIWMSDVDAAKIGVKDNDWIECTNRNGVVNARAIVSHRMPEGLVFMYHAQDKAVDVPRTEKNGKRGGIHNALTRIMIKPTHLIGGYAQQSFALNYHGPTGNQRDEVTTIRRRSQDVEY